The genomic region CATACTTATATGGGAATAACTAAAGATATTATTACTGAGTTAGAGAGAATTGTTGGTAGTAATAATATTATTACTGATGATGTTGAGTTGACGGTTTATGAGGCTGATGGTTCCTTCGTATATACGGCTAAGCCTGATGTGGTTGTTTTCCCCAGATCCACTGAGGAGGTTGCTAAGGTCGTTAGGGTTGCCTGGGAGAATAGGATACCCATTATTGGCCGTGGCTCAGGCACAAGCCTTAGTGGCGGTGCTCTGCCCATTGAGGGTGGTATTGTGATTTCCCTGACCAGGATGAATAGGGTTCTTGAGCTTGATGTCGAGAATGAGACTGCCACAGTTGAGGCCGGGGTCATTAACCTATGGGTTAGTGATGCCCTGGCTAAGCTTAATTATCAATACCCAATAGACCTTGGTTACTACTTCCCAGCTGACCCAGGTAGTCAGAGGGTCTCAACAATAGGTGGTAATATTAGTCATAATGCGGGTGGTGTTAAGTGCTTTAAGTATGGTGTTACGGTTAATAATGTACGCGGGTTAAAGGTTGTTCTCCCCAATGGTGAGGTTAGGTTCTTTGGCGGTAAGGTTGTTGAGAACCCTGGCTATGACGTCATTGGTATTATGAGCGGTTCTGAGGGTACAATGGCAATAGTCACAGAGGCTGTTTTAAGGATTGTTAGTAATTATGAGTCTGTTAAGACCATATTAGCCGCATTCAACTCGGTGGAGGACGCGGGCACGGCTGTATCTAGAAT from Vulcanisaeta distributa DSM 14429 harbors:
- a CDS encoding FAD-binding oxidoreductase, whose amino-acid sequence is MGITKDIITELERIVGSNNIITDDVELTVYEADGSFVYTAKPDVVVFPRSTEEVAKVVRVAWENRIPIIGRGSGTSLSGGALPIEGGIVISLTRMNRVLELDVENETATVEAGVINLWVSDALAKLNYQYPIDLGYYFPADPGSQRVSTIGGNISHNAGGVKCFKYGVTVNNVRGLKVVLPNGEVRFFGGKVVENPGYDVIGIMSGSEGTMAIVTEAVLRIVSNYESVKTILAAFNSVEDAGTAVSRIISSGIRPVALEFMDKIAVNAIEAGPWGGGLPTDAEAILLIDVEGSEPGTNAEASRIIEILKSSGAYMVKLAKDRAEANRWWNARKQAFGAMGFVGPNYITGDGTIPRKKLPEALHRIREIGNKYGFRIANVFHAGDGNLHPLILYDERRPGERERALQAEDEILRMCVEIGGTITGEHGVGYYKKHLIGLLYTDYELNVMKNIKSVFDPLGIMNPGKIFPR